A single region of the Podospora pseudopauciseta strain CBS 411.78 chromosome 1, whole genome shotgun sequence genome encodes:
- a CDS encoding hypothetical protein (EggNog:ENOG503PNVX) — MESTTPAPPGPDVSKASLVVGTISFLHLISWTLYAARIWTRMRPISRLFVDDYLITLAVLFDLASYIFLMIAVHYGIGRHNYYVPTDQEVLAEKWLFLSQPVFPWSLAFSKMSIACMLIRIRRDQRVWAWGMYLIMAFVVLIAINTNVFQLSLCRPLWAVWDHSNSEAQCMDMTVAQTSIYVNSALNVVTDFALSLAPITFIVHLQRPLREKIAVAFMMGLGIFASSACIAKTFHVKDYGKTGDSLMDCVPITIWSMVEMQLAIIASCIPCLKQLFERGLRRFGLLSTQHAGDSFTDSRNHQTYPGPNFRTRQETSDDYGHHLTSIQQSPRSPRCNKAARNSGVETESIESSEIPIMRPDSTGTDHIQTLSASPGRGSFYFNFAVNPGLNPNRRDGRGPRPER, encoded by the exons ATGGAGTCCACAACACCAGCTCCACCAGGGCCTGATGTGTCCAAGGCTTCGTTAGTGGTAGGCACGATATCGTTCCTGCACCTCATATCATGGACGCTGTATGCCGCTCGCATCTGGACTCGTATGCGACCGATATCACGCCTATTCGTCGATGATTATCTGATCACTCTTGCTGTG CTCTTTGACCTGGCGTCGTATATTTTCTTGATGATAGCGGTTCATTACGGCATTGGTCGACATAATTACTACGTCCCGACAGATCAGGAAGTCCTTGCGGAAAAATGGCTGTTCCTCAGCCAGCCAGTCTTCCCCTGGAGtctcgccttctccaagaTGAGCATTGCGTGTATGCTTATTCGGATTCGTCGGGATCAGCGCGTTTGGGCTTGGGGAATGTACTTGATCATGGCGTTTGTGGTgctcatcgccatcaacaCAAACGTTTTCCAACTCTCACTGTGCCGACCGCTCTGGGCTGTGTGGGACCACAGTAATTCTGAGGCCCAGTGCATGGATATGACTGTGGCGCAAACATCAATCTATGTCAACTCTGCACTCAACGTTGTGACAGATTTTGCTTTAAGCTTGGCC CCCATCACGTTTATTGTCCACCTACAGCGACCACTCAGGGAGAAGATTGCGGTCGCCTTCATGATGGGTTTGGGCATATTTGCGAGTAGTGCCTGCATTGCGAAAACCTTCCATGTCAAAGACTACGGTAAAACAGGTGACAGTCTCATGGATTGTGTACCTATAACGATTTGGAGCATGGTAGAAATGCAGCTTGC GATAATTGCAAGCTGCATTCCCTGTCTCAAACAACTCTTCGAACGAGGCTTACGACGATTCGGTCTCTTGAGCACCCAGCACGCTGGAGACTCCTTCACTGACAGCCGGAACCACCAGACCTATCCTGGGCCGAACTTCAGGACTCGCCAAGAGACAAGCGATGATTACGGCCACCACCTTACTTCGATACAACAGTCCCCACGCAGTCCTCGGTGCAACAAAGCAGCGAGGAACTCCGGGGTGGAGACAGAAAGCATAGAGAGCAGCGAGATACCCATCATGAGACCAGACTCCACAGGCACTGATCACATACAGACGCTGTCAGCATCACCCGGACGAGGATCATTTTACTTCAACTTTGCGGTGAATCCAGGTCTTAA
- a CDS encoding hypothetical protein (COG:S; CAZy:AA8; EggNog:ENOG503PMZP) — translation MGLKQTAIFALGVAQAWTASATNNKRQATTKYCPGNTQICFSEFKVPTHDVIYRIAIPDVAAAPFDVLLQIVAPVSKAGWAGIAWGGKMATNPLTVAWPNGNTAVVSSRWSTGRNVPGAYAGATYTVLPTTNTNETHWQLDVLCRGCSEWAGGSLDPNGVNTLAWAKNARVVNTATSNTSSFGIHDGRGAWSHDFSQARIPKGVFDAVAYDLENQPVSSSSAASSASFSTSLTSSSSAAVVSTSVVVLPRPSTTSTTVIVAPSTISSSTSKAAVTSSSSTTPAGPQTTYVFITTRVSQLPPRPTTPSPSIVTVTVTVRPTPTTTQVTPPWGGGGGGGGPPWGKGKGGGGGWGKGWGRRRLAARPVEEEE, via the exons ATGGGTCTGAAGCAAACCGCAATCTTTGCCCTTGGGGTGGCCCAGGCCTGGACTGCATctgccaccaacaacaagaggCAAGCTACAACCAAGTATTGCCCAGGAAACACACAAATATGCTTTTCCGAATTCAAGGTGCCAACCCACGACGTCATCTACCGGATCGCTATCCCTGACGTTGCCGCCGCGCCGTTCGACGTCTTGTTGCAGATAGTGGCTCCAGTCTCCaaggctggctgggctggcatCGCATGGGGCGGGAAAATGGCCACGAATCCCTTGACGGTAGCATGGCCGAATGGCAACACTGCGGTGGTCTCATCTCGTTGGAGCAC GGGGAGAAACGTACCGGGCGCGTATGCAGGCGCGACGTACACAGTCcttccaaccaccaacaccaacgaaACACACTGGCAGTTGGATGTGCTGTGCCGAGGGTGTAGTGAGTGGGCAGGCGGCTCCTTGGACCCCAACGGTGTCAACACGCTAGCCTGGGCCAAGAATGCCCGTGTGGTCAATAcagccaccagcaacacgAGCTCTTTTGGAATCCACGATGGGCGAGGCGCCTGGTCTCATGACTTTAGCCAAGCCAGAATTCCAAAGGGTGTCTTTGATGCGGTCGCTTACGACCTGGAGAACCAACCGGTGTCCAGTTCCAGCGCAGCTTCGAGCGCGAGTTTCAGCACGAGCCTGACTTCGAGCTCAAGCGCTGCGGTCGTGTCAACATCGGTTGTGGTCCTTCCGCGgccatcaaccacatccACGACGGTCATAGTCGCTCCTAGCACCAtttcctcatcaacaagcaaGGCGGCAGTGACCTCGAGCTCATCTACCACCCCAGCCGGCCCACAGACAACATATGTTTTCATCACGACTAGAGTTTCTCAGCTtccaccaagaccaacaaCGCCGTCTCCAAGTATCGTGACAGTGACGGTAACTGTCCGGCCGacgccaaccaccacacagGTCACCCCTCCgtggggaggtggcggaggtggaggagggcccCCATGGGGCAAGGGTaaaggaggcggcggtggttgggGGAAGGGCTGGGGGCGACGTCGGTTGGCTGCGAGAccggtggaagaggaggagtag